The genomic region ACCCTGTGTTTTCCTCCCCAGATGCCAATAATAAAGAACATTGGTATTAAGACAGCTTCAAAAAATACATAAAAGCCTATAGCATTCAGTGAAACGAAAAAACCGACTACAAAACTCTCAAGCAGCAGAAATAATGCCATATAGGCTTTTAGGGTCGTATAACTCATTTTGCAATTATAGAGCATACAAATAACAAACAAGAAGGTCGTAAGTAGAAGGAAAAGCAACGATATTCCATCCACCCCTATTCCAATATCTCTTACTGGATAGCTGACAAACTGAAAGTCCGCATTGTTATAATCAAATTCTATACAAGCTACAATGCTAAGCAAAAATGGAAGTATAGCAAAAAATAGAGCAAGGAATCTTAGGTGTATAGATTGATGATTAATCCTGACCGAGGATAAAGTTAATGCCCCTAGCAGTGGAAGCAAGAATATACTAAGTAACAACACCTTCTATTTCATTCCAATAATATATAAAGCACCGATTATTAAAGTAACAAACATAATAAATGCATAATCAAATATATAACCAGTTTGTAACTTTATAGAACTTTTTGAACATTCATTAACCAACCTTACAACACCATTTGGTCCAAATGAATCAATAGCCTTAACATCAAACTTCCATAGAAGCCTAGATATAAACCTTATCGGTGCAATTATAACAAACTCATACACCTCATCAAAGTACCATTTATTCTGCAAAAACTTAAGTAAAAATTTACTCTTAATTTGCCTAATTACTTGATATTGGTAAATTAGGTATGCAAGTGCTATTCCACTTAGGCTTGCTAAGGTTGGCAGTAGTTTTATAAAGAAATTATGAACTCCATGCTCATCAATCATCACTAAACTTGATTTCCAAAACGCATTACTAGTTATGTTTAAAATATTTGCTCCCCATATTCCAGAAAATACTGATCCAAAAGCGAGTATCAGTAATGGTATAAGCATAATCTTTGGTGCCTCATGTATATTAATTTTACTTTGTTTTTGGCTGTGGAACACAAGAAGCAATAACCTCCAAGAGTAAAACGCTGTGAAGAATGCAACAACTAAGCTTATTACAAAAGCAAAGCTATCCGTGCTATAAGCATGTTCAATTATCAAATCCTTTGAATAAAAACCTGCAAATGGGAATATCCCAGAAAGCGCAAGAGATCCAACCCACATGAGAGCGTAAGTGCAAGGGATTTTCTTCCAGCAATTTCCCATTTTCTGAATGTTTTGCTCATGATGCATTGCATGAATCACATTGCCAGCACCAAGAAATAGTAGAGCTTTAAAAAAAGCGTGTGTCATTAAATGAAAAATAGCAACATTGTAAGCAGAAAGCCCACATGCCATGAACATATAACCAAGTTGACTGCAGGTTGAATAAGCAATTATTTTCTTTATATCGTTCTGAGTAATTGCAACGGTGGCTGCAAAAAAAGCAGTGAGTGCTCCAACGATAACTATTAATTCTCGTGCCACATTTGATAACTCAAACAATGGAGAACACTTTGCTACTAAAAATATACCTGCTGTTACCATCGTTGCTGCGTGAATAAGTGCAGAAACAGGAGTTGGCCCTTCCATTGCATCTGGCAACCAAACATGTAAACCAAGCTGTGCAGATTTACCCATACAGCCAATAAAAAGTAATATGCATATTATATGAGTTACTTTGAATTCACAGCAGAATGCCCTAATGTTCTGCGTGCCAAGAAGATCAGTTGTGTCAAAAACTTCAGTAAAATTCAAAGAGTGAAATGTATAATAAATAAGAAAGATTCCAATCAATAGTGCAAAGTCTCCTACCCTATTCACAACAAATGCTTTAATTGCTGCATTATTTGCAGAATATTTTTGGAACCAAAATCCTATGAGTAAATAAGAACATAGGCCAACCCCTTCCCAGCCAAAAAAAAGCTGCACGAAATTATCGCTTACAACCAGCACAATCATGCAAAACGTAAATAGCGATAGGTAAGAAAAAAACCTCGACTTCCCCTTATCATGCTCCATATAACCGATAGAGTAGAGATGTACTACCAGTGAAACGGTGGTAATAACAATAAGCATTAAGGATGAGAGAGCATCCACACTAATTGCCCAATTTACTTTTAATACACTTAATGAAAATAGAGGAAATAAACTCAAGTGATAATTTTCAGAGAAGGTGAGAAAAACATACCAAGATAAAACTGCAGATATTCCAATCCCTGCCGTTGTAACTAACTGACTTTTTCTAAAAAATGCTCCAAACAATGAACCAAAAAGTGGCAGAAATACTATTAATTTCAGTATATCCATCATACTTTCATTCTTTCATTAAATTTGCTTGTTCAACGTCTATATTGCCACGGCTTCTATAATATACAACCAATATTGCAAGCGCAACTCCTGACTCTGCTGCCGCAACAGTCAACACAAACATCACAAAAATTTGCCCAACTATATCATTCATAAAGGCAGAAAAAGCAACTAAATTGATGTTAATCGCCAGCAATAATATTTCTATTGATAACAGTATATTGATTATGCTCTTACGGTTAATGAAAATACCACACACGCCAATAGTGAACAAAATAGCAGCAACTATCAAAAAATGATTTAATCCTATTTCCATTCTACTCCTTTTCCAA from Wolbachia endosymbiont (group B) of Parapoynx stratiotata harbors:
- the nuoL gene encoding NADH-quinone oxidoreductase subunit L; amino-acid sequence: MMDILKLIVFLPLFGSLFGAFFRKSQLVTTAGIGISAVLSWYVFLTFSENYHLSLFPLFSLSVLKVNWAISVDALSSLMLIVITTVSLVVHLYSIGYMEHDKGKSRFFSYLSLFTFCMIVLVVSDNFVQLFFGWEGVGLCSYLLIGFWFQKYSANNAAIKAFVVNRVGDFALLIGIFLIYYTFHSLNFTEVFDTTDLLGTQNIRAFCCEFKVTHIICILLFIGCMGKSAQLGLHVWLPDAMEGPTPVSALIHAATMVTAGIFLVAKCSPLFELSNVARELIVIVGALTAFFAATVAITQNDIKKIIAYSTCSQLGYMFMACGLSAYNVAIFHLMTHAFFKALLFLGAGNVIHAMHHEQNIQKMGNCWKKIPCTYALMWVGSLALSGIFPFAGFYSKDLIIEHAYSTDSFAFVISLVVAFFTAFYSWRLLLLVFHSQKQSKINIHEAPKIMLIPLLILAFGSVFSGIWGANILNITSNAFWKSSLVMIDEHGVHNFFIKLLPTLASLSGIALAYLIYQYQVIRQIKSKFLLKFLQNKWYFDEVYEFVIIAPIRFISRLLWKFDVKAIDSFGPNGVVRLVNECSKSSIKLQTGYIFDYAFIMFVTLIIGALYIIGMK
- the nuoK gene encoding NADH-quinone oxidoreductase subunit NuoK produces the protein MEIGLNHFLIVAAILFTIGVCGIFINRKSIINILLSIEILLLAININLVAFSAFMNDIVGQIFVMFVLTVAAAESGVALAILVVYYRSRGNIDVEQANLMKE